GGTGTCTCCCACGAGCCAGCCGACCGGCACCATAGGAGCAGTGGCGTCATCGGGATGCGTTGTGACGCGCAGGCGTGGTGCCACGACCATCGGACGGGTCGGAACGCCGGGACCCAGGGCGCCGCGCTCCACGCGGACCGGACGCAAGGCAGGGGACAACTGGTCGCCCGCGACTTGCCGTTGACCGACCCAGAGGACCGGCTGAAACCCGTTCTCCCGCGTCAGGACGAAATCGCCGGGTGTGAGATCCTCGACCGCACGGGGGCCTTCGACGGAGGTGATCCTGAGGCCGGGGGTAAGACCGGGAAAGCGCGTTCCGTCGGCCTCGCGTTCGAACTGCGCGGCCCGGTCGTCGGGCGCGCGGGTGGGGCCGGACGGCGCGATCGGTTCGAGACCTTCGGCGTCGCCGCGTGGCGTGGTGGTCATGTCGTTCATGTCGCTGCCCTGTTCCTTGGTGGGGCGGCTCTTGCGCAACGCCCGCAGTTTTGATCGTCCTCTAGAACGGTCAGGCGCCCCTGTGCAAAAAATGGTGCGAGAAACACAGATTTGGAGTGACTGACGCCCGGTGGCCGGCCGTCACATTCACGCTGCGTGAGCGGGAAGCGATCTTGCGGAGAGGATGTCGCGAATTGCCTCGACCATGTTCCGGCTCACGGGGAGGTTCTGCCCGTCGACCAGGGTGAGCCTCGGGTTGCCGGATTCGAAGCGAAGCGCGGCGAATTGATCCTTGGCGACCCAATGGGACCGGTGGATGCGCAGCCCAGTCTCGGGCGGCACGAGGTCCGCGGCCTCGGCCAGGGTCATGCGCAGAAGTTCTTCCCCATTGTCGGTGAGCACGCGCACATATTGGTTCTCGGCGGTCAGGCGCAGCACGCGGCCGCGGGTGTCGAAGCTGAGGTGCGGCTGCAAGCGGCAGTCTCCGACCGGGCGGAAATACCAGAGTTGTGCAGGGGTCACGTCGATGCCCGCCTTGGGCAGGGCCACGACCCAGAACAGGAGCAGGCCAACGATCACCGAGATCGCGGTGATCATCAGGACGGTCGCGAAGTGAAAGGCCATGGTCCAGGAATAAAGCGCGGCACCGTCGAGCAGCGCAAAGTTCGCGGCAACGAGGACCGACAGACCCAGATAGCTCGCGATCTGGACCCAGAGGATCGGCCAGCCGGCTGCGAAGGCCTTGCGAAAGAGCATTGGAAGGACGGCATAGCTGAAGCCCAGAAAGAGGGTGATATGTCCAAAATTGACGGCCAGCCGAAGCCAGATGGGATGAGCTTCCAGTAGCCCGCCAGGAGTCGTGAAGGCGACGAAGGCGCCCGAAAACAGGGCGAATCCTATGCAGGGAAGCGACAGGATATAGCCGCGCAACAGGTCTTGCACGTCACGTCCCTTGGACCTGATCTGCCGTGTGCCTGCGATCATGGATAAATCGTCGCGCCCCCTTGGCCGTCGTCTCGCGCCGTCCGTCGACCAGATTAAGGGGCGGTGTGGGCGGCTGTCCATGTGCAATGCGCAATAAAATTGCGTGGAGTGCACCTTCGTCGGGTCTGAGGAGCCGTCAGCCGGGATCAGATTGTTTTGTCTTCGCCAGAGGGGGGCGCGCCAGACGGCGGCCCGCGTCGAAAAACCGCCGGGCGATGGCTTCCGACTGAAGCGGTGTCCCGGC
The Maritimibacter sp. DP1N21-5 DNA segment above includes these coding regions:
- a CDS encoding Hint domain-containing protein, whose product is MNDMTTTPRGDAEGLEPIAPSGPTRAPDDRAAQFEREADGTRFPGLTPGLRITSVEGPRAVEDLTPGDFVLTRENGFQPVLWVGQRQVAGDQLSPALRPVRVERGALGPGVPTRPMVVAPRLRVTTHPDDATAPMVPVGWLVGDTGIDALNSDAVIYVVLGFEAPQVILAEGAWVDAPGLGERLGAGNATLLSVFPELAFDETVLMDA
- a CDS encoding LytTR family DNA-binding domain-containing protein; its protein translation is MIAGTRQIRSKGRDVQDLLRGYILSLPCIGFALFSGAFVAFTTPGGLLEAHPIWLRLAVNFGHITLFLGFSYAVLPMLFRKAFAAGWPILWVQIASYLGLSVLVAANFALLDGAALYSWTMAFHFATVLMITAISVIVGLLLFWVVALPKAGIDVTPAQLWYFRPVGDCRLQPHLSFDTRGRVLRLTAENQYVRVLTDNGEELLRMTLAEAADLVPPETGLRIHRSHWVAKDQFAALRFESGNPRLTLVDGQNLPVSRNMVEAIRDILSARSLPAHAA